Genomic DNA from Synechococcus sp. MU1643:
AGGGGCTTGTCCGCCGGTCGGCGTTTCAGGCGCCAGAGAGTCTGGGCTTGATCGGGAAGCACCGCCAGTCCCGGCAGGGTGTCGGTGGGAATGACGGCCGCTTCGCCGGCACGAAGCCGCAAGGCCAGATCGGTGGCGGCCAGAACCGGAGCGGGCATGAATCCTTCCTTCATCGCAAGGGTTGCATCAGCTTGATGCGGCAGGTTTGCGAGCAAGCGCAAAGCGAAGGGTCCCCTCAAGATCTGCGGCCGTGCTGACCTCCACCAAGCCGGCATCCCGCAGCAGCTGGATCACCTGAGCGCTCTGGTCGTGATGGTGTTCGAGCAGAAGCCAGCCACCAGGCGACAGCCCTGTTGGTGCTCCATTCACCACGGCCCGGATGGCATCCAAGCCATCCGGGCCCCCACGTAACGCCATATGAGGTTCATGGTCACGAACCACAGCCTCAAGACCGTCAACCACAGCACCGGGGATGTACGGAGGATTGCTGACCACAAGATCCAGGCTCCCCCACCAAACCTTTAGAGGAGTCCACCACGAACCGAGGTGCAGCGAACAGTTGTGATGCGGGGCGCAACGCGCAAGGTTGCGTTCTGCCAGACGCAAGGCATCGGGACTGAGGTCGACGCCATGCCCCGGTGACGTCGGCCAGGCGCGGGCTAAACCCACAGCGATGGCCCCTGAGCCGGTGCCGAGGTCAGCCCAACAGGTGGGGGGAGTGGCGTTGAACTGGCCCAGGGCCAGATCCACCAGCAGTTCCGTTTCCTGCCGGGGAATCAATGCGGCAGGCGACGACTCAAGCAGCAAATCCCTCCAGGGACAGAGCCCCACCAAGTGCTGCAGGGGAACATCCCCGTAAAGATGCCGCTCCCACAGATCAGAAAGCGCCTCAAGGGACTGCTCTAGGGCGACGGTGCGCGTGGGGTCCAGCAACAGTCGTTGCAGGCTGGCCCAACGAACGCCACCGGCCAGATCAAGCAACCAATCGAGATCAGCTGCGGTGCCACCCCGGGCGAGTTGTTGACGCCTCCACTGCAACACGTCAGTGCCGGGCACGGTTTTGCAGTCTGTCAAGGCCGAGGCTTGCGCCAATGCAATCCAGACTCACACAGCAGTTCGCCCTGACACTCAAGGGCCAAAAGCTGGGGGGCCAGCTCAGCAGGGGAGCACTGCAAACGAAGCAACAGCTGATCAAAGGTCGCCCCCGAGCCGATGGCCTCCATCACGCGTTGATGTTTACCGCGTGAATCCTCTGGCTTCAGGGGGCCATCACCAAGAGAGGCAAACAACTCCTCGGGGTGGATCAAGGCAGTCGCACCATCCCGAAGCAGGGCATTGCTGCCGCGACAGGACCAACGGCGGGCATCACCAGGAACCACCCACACCGGGCACTGCATCCGGCTCGCCCAGCGGGCCGAAATCAGTGCTCCGCTGCGTTACGGACACTCCACCACCACAAGCGCTTGGGCAAAGGCCACCAACCAACGATTCCGCGCCGCGAAGTGCCCTGGATGCACGCGGCAACCGGACCGGTTTGGGCTCACCAACAGCCCTTGCCTGCCGACCTGCTACTGCAAAGATTGGTGGTGGGCTGGATAGACACGATCCAAGGGTGTCCCCAACACCGCGATGGGTGCACCGTTTCTGGCCAAACAGCAGCGATGGGCTGCAGCATCAATCCCTTCCGCAAGACCACTAAGGACGGGCCAACCTGCCTCGGCCAAAGCGCGGCCCAGTTCTTCAACCATCGCAAGGCCATGGTCCGAGGCGGAGCGGGTGCCCACCACCGCGATGGCGGTTCGGGCATTCAAATAACCAAGCAGCGCTCGATCCCCTTCGACGTACAACCCGGAAGGGGGTGAGTTCACACCGTCCAAGCTGCATGGCCAGGCAGAGTCACCCGGCAGAAGAGCACAGGCAGGAACATCAAAGACGGGCTAAGGCCCCCGCTCCCGCCGGTAACGATCCACGGCGTCCAGACAATGCGCCGGCCAAGCCAGCGCCTGGCCAAGGCGTTCCATCGGCCACCCCCAAAGCTGATCAGGGCCGATGGCTTGATCGCGGCAAAGTCTGCGCAGATCGGCCATGCGTGCGTTGCCCAAGCCAGGGCAACAGGTCCAGAGCCACCACCATCCCCGCACCAGCACCAAGCAAGCACATTTGTACTAAAACAGCGTCGGTGTCTCGGGGGTTGACTCAAAGCGCTTGGCGCACCAGCTGATCCATTACCTCCTTCAGCTGCGCCGGCACGCGCCTGAGCACACGCCCCCCACGCACCATCACCAGATTCACCGACGCCTCCGCAACCACCGCGTCTCCGCAGACAAAGCGAGAAACCCATGGCCAGCGCACCCCCTGCTGACCAGGGCATCGGCTTTCAACACACACCTTGTCGCCGTGCCGGAGCGGCTGGCGGTAATCCAAGTGAAGGGACACCACCGGCATATCGACACCCATCGCATTCATGGCGGCATAGCCCAGGCCAGCAGCCTGGAGGGCCTCCACCCTGGCTTCCTCCAGCCACTGCACATAGGCCCCATGCCACATCACACCGGCGTAATCGGTGTGCTGCGGAAGCACACGCTTGGTCAGGGTGTACATGATCCTCGTAACGCTGTGACATCAGCTTGTCTCCACGGAGGAAACCACCCATAGGCTTTCGCAAAGGCTGCTTCATCTCCCTGTGTTCAGGAACCTTCTGATTGCCGACTCGGGCAAGGGTCACGTCGAAGAAATGATCCGGATGCTCCAGGACATTCCCAGCCTGAAAGCAGCAAAGATCAATTTGCTACACGTGGTCTCGGAACAGAGCAAGTCGCAATCCGACGGCCATCGCGACGAAGCAGAAAACCTCTTGAACAGCGCAATCACGCGCATGGGACTCAGCACATCAAGTGTGAGCACCTTGATTCGTGAGGGTGACACCAAGCAGACAGTTCTCAAGGTTGCCGATGAGGTTCAGGCAGACCTGATCGTGATGGGATCCCGCGGGCTGGGACGTCTTCAATCGATTCTGGCCAACAGCACCAGCCAATACGTCTTTCAATTGTCCACCCGGCCCATGCTGCTGGTGCGGGACGACCTCTACGTCAAGCATGTCAACCGCGTGATGGTGACGATCGACGGAACAGGCGTGGGGGACGACGCCCTTCGCACAGCCTGCGAACTGGTGCGTGAAATCCCCGGCGGAACCCTCACCGGTGTCCATGTTGTTCGCCAAGAATCAGCACCCTCACGAGGAGGCCGGACAAAAGCGGACGAGGTTCTCGACGCTGCTGTTCAGCGAGCAAGAGGCTTCGGCGTTGAGATGAAAGCCATTCATACCGAAGGGAAGGACATCGGTCGAAGTGTTTGCCTGGCTGCATCGGAGTGCAACGCCGACTTGGTGGTCATCGCCTCCCAAGACCGACGACCTCTCGTTGCCAGAGGGCTGGTGGATTTGGACAAGCTGCTGGGAGGATCAGTCAGCGACTACATCCGTGTGCACGCACCAGCGCCTGTGCTGCTGGTGCGTGAGCCTGAACAAGGCTGAATCAAGCCTCGCTGTTCTGCGTGCCGATGTAGAGCACGATCAGGAAGATCGCCGGAACCAGAATGAACAGGAGACTGGCGACGAATCCGAGATCGTTGGTTTCCATGGCCGTTAGAGGGATCCAAGCGAAGGTATCACCGACAAGAGGTCTGAGGAGTGCCCCCCCTAGGCCTCGTCACCGGCGGTAGCAGCCTTGCCACCCGGGACATCCCCATCAGCCACATCCTGATCCTCCTCATCAAGCTCACTCACCGGAGGGGCTGGCCATGCCGTAGGCCCCGCCGGCAGCGGCGCCTGCCTGGCCGCAGCCAATCTCGAATCAGCATTGGCAAGCCTCACCTGAGGCCGGGTAAGGACCAACACGGACTTCTCCACCAGGGCCTGACATGCCAAACGCCACTCCTCGGGTCGGCGGCGCAATTTGCTGTCTTCGACAGCGGTGCGTGCTGTCAACGCATCGGCGTTGTCTTGATCAACTACGGAAACAAAGCAGGTGATGCATTGGCCACAGCCACCACAGTTGCCCAGCTGCCCCTTCAAGCCGTAGAGCTCGATGCCCTCGCGCCTGGCCACCTCACGCAAATTTTCGCCGGGATAACACTCCACATCACGCCCTTCGCGAACAAACCGGATAACGGGCATTAGCTCACAAGCAACCAATCCCCATAATGAGCCGAAGCATTGCGTTTTGTGAACAGCACAGCCCTGACTTTCTTGTCACTGACCGTTGCGGGCAAGTCACTTTTTCCCCGCCCTATGGACTGAAGCCCTTACGATCATCCATGTCTGACTGCTTATGCAGTCTTGTCCCCCGAACCTGACCCATGGGATTGCCCTGGTATCGGGTGCACACCGTTGTCATTAATGACCCGGGCCGCCTTTTGGCTGTGCACCTCATGCATACAGCCCTAGTAGCCGGCTGGGCCGGCTCCATGGCTCTCTACGAGCTGGCCATTTTTGATCCGTCCGACCCTGTCCTGAACCCCATGTGGCGTCAGGGCATGTTTGTGATGCCCTTCATGTCCCGCCTTGGCGTGACCGGCAGCTGGGGTGGATGGAGCATCACAGGCGAAACGGGTGTTGACCCAGGTTTCTGGAGTTTCGAGGGCGTCGCTGCCGCTCACATTGTTTTCTCCGGCCTGATGATGCTGGCCGCCATCTGGCATTGGACTTATTGGGACCTTGAAATCTGGCAGGACCCCCGCACGGGAGAACCCGCGCTCGACTTGCCGAAGATCTTCGGTATTCATTTGCTGCTTGCTGGTCTCGGCTGCTTCGGCTTCGGCGCTTTCCACCTGACTGGCGTCTTCGGGCCTGGCATGTGGATTTCTGACCCCTATGCGCTGACTGGTCACCTAGAGGCCGTTCAACCGTCTTGGGGACCTGAAGGCTTCAACCCCTTCAACCCAGGTGGCATCGTTGCCCACCACATCGCTGCTGGCATCGTCGGCATCATTGCCGGGATTTTCCACATCACCACACGTCCACCCGAGCGTCTCTACAAAGCGCTTCGGATGGGCAACATCGAAACGGTTCTTGCCAGCGCAATCGCAGCCGTATTCTTCGCCGCCTTCATCGTGGCCGGAACTATGTGGTACGGCTCTGCCGCAACCCCCGTCGAGCTGTTTGGCCCCACCCGTTATCAGTGGGATCAGAGCTATTTCAAAACTGAAATCAACCGTCGTGTGCAAACCGCGATGGATGATGGAGCAACTCAGGAAGAAGCCTTTGAGACCATCCCTGAGAAGCTCGCCTTCTACGACTACGTGGGCAATAGCCCTGCCAAGGGCGGCCTGTTCCGCGTGGGTCCGATGGTGAATGGCGATGGTTTGGCAACCGCTTGGGTTGGCCACATCGCATTCAGCGATAAGGATGGTCGCAATCTTGAAGTTCGTCGCCTACCGAACTTCTTCGAGAACTTCCCCGTCGTTCTGCAAGATGAACAAGGCATTGTTCGCGCAGACATTCCCTACCGTCGTGCGGAAGCCAAATTCTCCTTCGAACAACAGGGCGTGACCGCCAAGGTGTTTGGTGGTGCGCTGGACGGCCAAACCTTCACCGACCCTGCCGACGTAAAGCGCCTCGCACGCAAAGCTCAGCTGGGTGAAGCCTTCGACTTCGACCGTGAGACCTACAACTCTGACGGTACGTTCCGCAGCTCGCCGCGTGGCTGGTTCACCTTCGGCCATGCCACCTTCGCGCTGCTGTTCTTCTTCGGCCACATCTGGCACGGTGCCCGCACCTTGTACCGCGACGTGTTCGCTGGCATTGATCCCGACCTCGGAGATCAAGTTGAGTTTGGCCTCTTCGCCAAGCTCGGTGACAAAACCACCCGTCGCCTGCCCGAGGGCTACGTTCCCCCTGCTGGAACACCCCTCAACTGATCGCCTTATAGGAACAACACGATGGAAAGCTTCGCTTACGTCCTCATCCTTACCCTCGCGATTGCCACTCTCTTTTTCGCAATCGCCTTCCGCGATCCGCCGAAAATCGGTAAGTGATTTGATCCCCCATAACCCCGCCTTGGCGGGGTTTTTTCATGCTTTCGATCACCCACCGTCGCAAGCCGGTCTCGCCCGCACGAGCAGATCACAGCAGTCTCAAGTCAGCAGCAGCCGTCGGCGGAATCCTCAAATGAGACTGATGTCTACGAGGCCCTTCTCAAGTCTCAAATCACTGTCTACAGTTGGTGCACCTTATTCATGCCCTCGGGGATGCAGTGCCCCTCCTGCCAAAACACAGATAGTCGCGTTCTCGAATCCAGGGCAGCGGACGGTGGACGCAGCGTTAGACGACGGCGTGAATGCCTCAACTGTGAATTCCGCTTCACCACCTACGAACGGGTGGAAACCGTTCCAATCACGGTGATCAAACGCAACGGAAACCGAGAAATCTTCAGTCGCAGCAAGTTGCTGCATGGCTTGAATCGAGCTTGCGAAAAAACGGGCTTAGACAGCTCTCGGCTCGAATCCCTCGTGGAAGACCTCGAACTGCAACTCCAGCAACGCACCGGCAAGGAAGTGAGCAGCACTGAGATCGGTGAGTTCGTGCTG
This window encodes:
- the prmC gene encoding peptide chain release factor N(5)-glutamine methyltransferase, producing MAQASALTDCKTVPGTDVLQWRRQQLARGGTAADLDWLLDLAGGVRWASLQRLLLDPTRTVALEQSLEALSDLWERHLYGDVPLQHLVGLCPWRDLLLESSPAALIPRQETELLVDLALGQFNATPPTCWADLGTGSGAIAVGLARAWPTSPGHGVDLSPDALRLAERNLARCAPHHNCSLHLGSWWTPLKVWWGSLDLVVSNPPYIPGAVVDGLEAVVRDHEPHMALRGGPDGLDAIRAVVNGAPTGLSPGGWLLLEHHHDQSAQVIQLLRDAGLVEVSTAADLEGTLRFALARKPAASS
- a CDS encoding DNA-processing protein DprA, yielding MPGDSAWPCSLDGVNSPPSGLYVEGDRALLGYLNARTAIAVVGTRSASDHGLAMVEELGRALAEAGWPVLSGLAEGIDAAAHRCCLARNGAPIAVLGTPLDRVYPAHHQSLQ
- a CDS encoding 2Fe-2S iron-sulfur cluster-binding protein, giving the protein MPVIRFVREGRDVECYPGENLREVARREGIELYGLKGQLGNCGGCGQCITCFVSVVDQDNADALTARTAVEDSKLRRRPEEWRLACQALVEKSVLVLTRPQVRLANADSRLAAARQAPLPAGPTAWPAPPVSELDEEDQDVADGDVPGGKAATAGDEA
- the nrdR gene encoding transcriptional regulator NrdR, translated to MQCPSCQNTDSRVLESRAADGGRSVRRRRECLNCEFRFTTYERVETVPITVIKRNGNREIFSRSKLLHGLNRACEKTGLDSSRLESLVEDLELQLQQRTGKEVSSTEIGEFVLHDLKQISEVAYIRFASVYRQFRGIDDFVSTLEILNADQEQNHLATVR
- the psbB gene encoding photosystem II chlorophyll-binding protein CP47, which translates into the protein MGLPWYRVHTVVINDPGRLLAVHLMHTALVAGWAGSMALYELAIFDPSDPVLNPMWRQGMFVMPFMSRLGVTGSWGGWSITGETGVDPGFWSFEGVAAAHIVFSGLMMLAAIWHWTYWDLEIWQDPRTGEPALDLPKIFGIHLLLAGLGCFGFGAFHLTGVFGPGMWISDPYALTGHLEAVQPSWGPEGFNPFNPGGIVAHHIAAGIVGIIAGIFHITTRPPERLYKALRMGNIETVLASAIAAVFFAAFIVAGTMWYGSAATPVELFGPTRYQWDQSYFKTEINRRVQTAMDDGATQEEAFETIPEKLAFYDYVGNSPAKGGLFRVGPMVNGDGLATAWVGHIAFSDKDGRNLEVRRLPNFFENFPVVLQDEQGIVRADIPYRRAEAKFSFEQQGVTAKVFGGALDGQTFTDPADVKRLARKAQLGEAFDFDRETYNSDGTFRSSPRGWFTFGHATFALLFFFGHIWHGARTLYRDVFAGIDPDLGDQVEFGLFAKLGDKTTRRLPEGYVPPAGTPLN
- a CDS encoding universal stress protein encodes the protein MFRNLLIADSGKGHVEEMIRMLQDIPSLKAAKINLLHVVSEQSKSQSDGHRDEAENLLNSAITRMGLSTSSVSTLIREGDTKQTVLKVADEVQADLIVMGSRGLGRLQSILANSTSQYVFQLSTRPMLLVRDDLYVKHVNRVMVTIDGTGVGDDALRTACELVREIPGGTLTGVHVVRQESAPSRGGRTKADEVLDAAVQRARGFGVEMKAIHTEGKDIGRSVCLAASECNADLVVIASQDRRPLVARGLVDLDKLLGGSVSDYIRVHAPAPVLLVREPEQG
- the psbM gene encoding photosystem II reaction center protein PsbM, producing the protein METNDLGFVASLLFILVPAIFLIVLYIGTQNSEA
- a CDS encoding photosystem II reaction center protein T, translated to MESFAYVLILTLAIATLFFAIAFRDPPKIGK
- a CDS encoding thioesterase family protein; the encoded protein is MYTLTKRVLPQHTDYAGVMWHGAYVQWLEEARVEALQAAGLGYAAMNAMGVDMPVVSLHLDYRQPLRHGDKVCVESRCPGQQGVRWPWVSRFVCGDAVVAEASVNLVMVRGGRVLRRVPAQLKEVMDQLVRQAL